In Sulfuracidifex metallicus DSM 6482 = JCM 9184, a single window of DNA contains:
- a CDS encoding AMP-binding protein: MKELSLEEYRALWKKSIDDPEGFWLPISRELKWIRGPSRALSYISPSSYTWFPGGRINIAENSLRCGDKIAITWYGEEEGPRKISYNQLRDMTLRIANGLRDLKSGDRVMIYMPMIPEAGAAMLASSWLGLIHSVVFSGFGVGALRTRIEDAKPSVIITSEYTVRRGKRIPLKEIAEEAVKGTNVKLITLGRGSIPFERENLDPYPSRSEDPLFILYTSGTTGKPKGVVHNVGSYSVWAYAHVRWLFNLQEGAFLSTSDIGWINGHSYSLYGSLLNGGNVVWYEGAPDFPSYERLWEIMEKERVKFLWTAPTLVRLLMKNGEIKGSYDLKLKIVVTAGELLGSDAYDWLVRNTNAEKVFEVWGQTENSGYIASSGGEILGLLPIKKGSVGLPLPSIDVSVVDEEGNPLPPGKPGYVIVKSPSPAFMTTLWNDRERYLAYYKKFGYYNTGDFGYIDEDGYLYILGRSDDVIKVAGHRIGVAEVEESCHIPEVAEVAAVDVPDQLKGSRIIIYVVPKEGVKDVTLLREKVKENLRQRMGPIADVKDVMVVSKLPHTRTGKVLRRLLREAYMGNISGDVSTIEDESALEEIKKAIKGDYS; encoded by the coding sequence ATGAAAGAGCTATCACTAGAGGAATATAGGGCTCTGTGGAAGAAAAGCATAGACGACCCTGAAGGGTTCTGGTTGCCAATTTCAAGGGAGCTGAAATGGATAAGGGGGCCCTCAAGGGCTTTATCATACATTTCCCCTTCTTCTTACACTTGGTTTCCTGGAGGAAGAATAAACATAGCAGAGAATTCTCTAAGATGTGGAGATAAAATAGCAATAACATGGTACGGTGAAGAGGAAGGACCTAGAAAGATCTCTTACAACCAGTTGAGGGATATGACCTTAAGGATAGCAAATGGATTAAGAGATTTAAAGTCTGGGGATAGGGTCATGATCTACATGCCTATGATACCAGAGGCAGGTGCAGCTATGTTAGCATCGTCTTGGCTAGGACTTATTCACTCCGTTGTATTTTCAGGCTTTGGCGTAGGCGCTTTGAGAACTAGAATAGAGGATGCTAAACCGTCTGTTATCATTACCTCTGAATATACAGTTAGGAGGGGTAAAAGGATTCCTCTGAAAGAGATTGCAGAGGAAGCAGTAAAGGGAACAAACGTTAAGTTGATAACGCTAGGTAGAGGGAGCATTCCCTTCGAGAGGGAAAACTTAGATCCGTATCCTTCTCGCTCCGAGGATCCCCTCTTCATCCTCTACACGTCTGGAACTACCGGCAAACCTAAGGGCGTCGTTCATAACGTCGGGTCTTACTCGGTCTGGGCGTACGCTCACGTTAGATGGCTATTCAACTTACAGGAAGGAGCATTCTTATCCACTTCAGATATAGGCTGGATAAATGGACATTCTTACAGCCTTTACGGGTCTCTCCTTAATGGTGGAAACGTAGTATGGTACGAGGGTGCCCCTGATTTCCCAAGCTATGAAAGACTCTGGGAAATCATGGAAAAAGAGAGGGTTAAGTTCCTATGGACTGCACCGACTCTCGTTAGACTTCTAATGAAGAACGGCGAAATTAAGGGAAGCTATGACTTGAAATTAAAGATAGTAGTGACTGCAGGCGAGCTCTTAGGTAGCGACGCTTATGATTGGTTAGTGAGAAACACAAACGCTGAGAAAGTCTTTGAAGTTTGGGGACAAACTGAAAACAGCGGCTACATTGCCTCCTCTGGAGGAGAAATCCTTGGATTACTTCCCATAAAGAAGGGATCAGTAGGTCTCCCTCTACCTTCTATAGATGTCTCAGTTGTGGACGAAGAAGGAAATCCTCTGCCCCCAGGAAAGCCAGGTTACGTCATAGTTAAGAGTCCTTCTCCTGCATTTATGACCACCTTGTGGAATGATAGGGAGAGGTATTTAGCTTACTATAAGAAGTTCGGTTACTATAACACGGGAGATTTCGGTTACATAGACGAGGATGGTTACCTTTACATTTTAGGTAGATCTGATGACGTAATAAAGGTTGCAGGTCACAGAATAGGCGTGGCAGAGGTAGAGGAAAGTTGTCACATTCCGGAAGTAGCGGAGGTTGCTGCTGTTGATGTTCCAGATCAATTGAAAGGAAGCAGAATCATAATCTACGTAGTCCCTAAGGAAGGAGTAAAGGATGTGACCCTTTTGAGAGAAAAAGTAAAGGAAAACCTGAGGCAGAGAATGGGTCCAATCGCTGATGTAAAAGACGTTATGGTGGTAAGCAAATTACCTCATACTAGAACAGGGAAAGTATTGAGGAGGTTACTCAGGGAAGCTTACATGGGAAATATTTCAGGTGACGTGAGCACGATTGAGGATGAATCTGCTTTAGAGGAAATTAAGAAGGCTATAAAGGGTGATTATTCATGA
- a CDS encoding MFS transporter, which yields MRSPLDPLDSKKLNSFHWRTAVVGGMGQFTDGWDLSSASILLFAIAETFHIAVLSSASSLILSSVIIGNFVGALIFGPLVNRGRKRFYGIDVGLMAIGAIMEALSPSIYFLILSRFILGIGVGADYVISPLIVAEYSNRNDRGKLLTFSGGLSWDLGALSLAIVSITLSIFLPPQLLWRVAMGMGAIPALSVLLARRRLPETPRFLALLKGDKEAMKRDYGLEVSIADGTPISTYMKRMMKMLVLTSLTWFLFDVIAYGLGFFSPTEIGETLGFTPPEFSAIMYASFTIPGALVAMYLVDRTGRRINQTLGFAIMGASALVLGTLFNEGFKSLDLTMVIIALSLLGMENFFSQIGPGTAVGFWGVELFPTKIRGLTQMITVIAGRSGAILSAFLYAYLFSVGLSVTMIFTAILSFIAALITLNLREPAKRSLEVISEESRGEEKNGVSS from the coding sequence ATGAGATCACCTTTAGATCCTCTTGATTCAAAGAAGCTTAATTCATTCCATTGGAGAACCGCTGTTGTGGGCGGGATGGGACAATTCACGGATGGATGGGATCTGTCAAGTGCGTCTATACTTCTCTTCGCCATAGCGGAGACGTTTCATATAGCAGTGTTATCTTCGGCGTCGTCATTAATCCTCTCTAGTGTGATCATAGGTAACTTTGTAGGTGCCTTAATTTTCGGTCCCTTGGTAAACAGAGGGAGGAAAAGATTCTACGGGATAGACGTCGGGCTGATGGCTATCGGTGCCATAATGGAGGCACTATCTCCTAGCATTTACTTCTTGATTTTATCAAGGTTTATTCTGGGCATTGGAGTAGGTGCAGACTACGTAATATCTCCCCTCATTGTTGCAGAGTATTCGAACAGGAACGACCGGGGGAAACTTTTAACATTCAGTGGAGGTCTGAGTTGGGACCTTGGAGCACTATCGTTAGCCATAGTTTCAATAACGCTCTCCATCTTTCTTCCTCCTCAACTTTTATGGAGGGTAGCAATGGGGATGGGTGCAATTCCAGCCCTTTCGGTGTTGTTAGCTAGAAGAAGGTTACCCGAGACGCCAAGGTTCCTGGCTCTTCTGAAGGGAGATAAGGAAGCCATGAAGAGGGATTATGGTTTAGAGGTCTCAATTGCTGACGGCACTCCCATCTCGACTTATATGAAAAGAATGATGAAGATGTTAGTTTTAACTTCTTTGACATGGTTCCTCTTCGATGTAATAGCTTACGGATTAGGCTTTTTCTCTCCTACGGAAATAGGTGAGACCTTAGGCTTTACACCTCCAGAATTCTCAGCTATCATGTATGCATCTTTCACCATACCCGGAGCCTTAGTAGCGATGTATCTGGTTGATAGGACTGGTAGAAGGATTAATCAAACCTTAGGTTTCGCTATCATGGGAGCTTCGGCTCTAGTCCTAGGCACCTTGTTTAACGAAGGCTTCAAGTCATTGGACCTCACAATGGTTATCATAGCCTTATCACTACTTGGGATGGAGAACTTCTTCAGCCAGATTGGTCCTGGAACGGCTGTAGGATTCTGGGGTGTCGAGCTTTTTCCAACCAAGATTAGGGGATTAACACAAATGATCACTGTAATTGCAGGAAGGTCAGGTGCCATACTTTCAGCTTTCCTTTATGCTTACCTATTCTCGGTAGGCTTATCCGTAACTATGATTTTCACTGCAATTCTGAGTTTCATAGCTGCATTGATTACTCTAAATCTTAGGGAGCCGGCCAAGAGGAGTTTGGAGGTGATCTCTGAGGAAAGCAGAGGTGAAGAGAAAAATGGAGTCTCAAGTTAA
- a CDS encoding S9 family peptidase, producing MDPKESYSLKLISNPVISPKGTFFVLNWIDFSSNDYRSSIYLKTEKEVIRLTWEGKESQPYFYDNRLLYVKGGQEDSLMRSSLGEPEKIFSFHKIKKFLPYHDGFIFLGEENQDKDKPFEATSRKYRFDSRGLLRSRTSLYYFNGQEIRRVMGGNFDVTDFDTDGKRVVASATLTGDDVSLQDVFEVDINSSSFQRLTKGEGAVYSLALTKEGFAYLGHRKGLSPWARKDIIFEDGRSVTCGKTCGNSVVNDLFVKYGEKIEADGDKVISLGHEGGFVNVYSIGDSKAEKITEVEGVVLDFDFKDNKLEYVFSNPEKPSLMGNYDPNENVHGVVPRYEVNGIEGWVIERDLSSPNVVFVHGGPHTAYGYMYYIEFNFLYSEGFNVIYTNPSGSQGYGEEFAKAIVGSWCDIDFKEITNFLKSLKLKGKFHLTGGSYGGYFTNMAITKTDFFASGIAERSISNLVSMCGTSDIGFWFNAVEAGISDPWNKESIEKLLEMSPIYHVEKVKTPLMLIHGEEDFRCPIEQAEQYFIALKSKGIEVKLIRYPGDSHEHARRGKPLNMIDRLSRKAEWLKSH from the coding sequence ATGGATCCCAAGGAAAGTTACTCTCTGAAGCTGATTTCTAATCCTGTAATCTCTCCTAAAGGTACTTTCTTTGTTTTAAATTGGATAGATTTTTCCTCTAACGATTATAGATCATCCATTTACCTTAAGACCGAGAAGGAAGTCATCAGACTCACGTGGGAAGGCAAGGAGTCACAACCATATTTTTACGATAATCGCCTTCTTTACGTAAAGGGAGGGCAGGAAGATTCTCTAATGAGGTCATCTTTAGGAGAACCTGAGAAGATCTTCTCATTTCACAAGATAAAGAAGTTTCTTCCCTATCATGATGGCTTTATCTTCCTAGGCGAGGAAAACCAAGATAAGGATAAACCTTTCGAGGCCACGTCAAGGAAATATAGATTTGACAGTAGAGGCTTGTTGAGGAGCAGGACTTCGCTATATTATTTTAACGGACAGGAAATCAGAAGAGTAATGGGTGGTAACTTTGACGTTACCGATTTTGACACTGACGGGAAAAGAGTAGTTGCTTCTGCAACGCTCACTGGAGACGACGTTAGTCTCCAAGACGTATTTGAGGTAGATATAAATTCGTCGTCATTCCAAAGGCTGACCAAGGGTGAAGGAGCAGTATATTCTTTAGCCCTCACCAAGGAAGGCTTCGCTTATCTTGGTCACAGGAAGGGATTATCACCGTGGGCTAGAAAAGACATAATCTTTGAGGATGGTAGATCAGTAACCTGCGGTAAGACATGTGGAAATTCCGTGGTTAATGATCTATTCGTAAAGTACGGTGAGAAAATTGAAGCTGACGGAGACAAGGTAATATCTCTAGGTCATGAGGGTGGGTTCGTGAATGTTTATTCAATAGGAGATTCGAAAGCCGAGAAAATAACTGAAGTTGAGGGGGTCGTGCTAGACTTCGACTTTAAGGATAACAAGCTAGAGTATGTGTTCTCAAATCCCGAAAAGCCGTCCCTCATGGGTAATTATGATCCCAACGAAAACGTTCACGGCGTTGTGCCAAGATACGAGGTTAACGGAATAGAAGGTTGGGTAATAGAAAGAGATCTCTCCTCTCCTAACGTGGTTTTTGTCCATGGCGGACCTCATACAGCTTATGGTTATATGTACTACATAGAGTTCAATTTCCTCTATTCGGAGGGATTTAATGTAATATATACCAATCCCTCTGGAAGTCAAGGCTACGGAGAGGAATTCGCCAAGGCAATAGTAGGTAGTTGGTGTGATATAGATTTCAAGGAAATAACGAATTTCTTGAAGAGTCTGAAACTTAAGGGTAAGTTTCACTTAACTGGGGGTTCGTACGGTGGATATTTCACAAACATGGCGATAACGAAGACGGACTTCTTTGCCAGTGGAATAGCAGAGAGGAGCATTTCAAACTTGGTTAGTATGTGTGGAACTAGTGACATTGGCTTCTGGTTCAACGCAGTAGAGGCAGGAATCTCGGATCCATGGAATAAGGAATCAATTGAGAAACTTCTGGAAATGTCCCCCATATATCACGTAGAAAAGGTGAAAACACCACTTATGTTAATTCACGGAGAGGAGGATTTTAGATGTCCCATAGAGCAAGCTGAACAGTATTTCATAGCTCTCAAGAGCAAGGGGATCGAAGTCAAGTTAATAAGATATCCTGGAGATAGCCATGAACACGCCAGAAGAGGAAAGCCATTAAACATGATAGATAGGCTTTCCAGGAAAGCGGAGTGGCTAAAGTCACACTGA
- a CDS encoding CoA-transferase — MIVSLEEAVSTIRDGDLITISGISFHRNPMAFIYSLIKRSDIRLSFVDREPGFGLEILLKHHMLRQVRAPMVTLEWLGIPPYFRKAVENGEIDYLEDTCGAFIAGIRAGSHGIPFMPVKGVLGSDLVKLHEERGSWRRVNDPFTNKEILLVRAIEPDVAIIHVHKADEEGNSEILGPLYEDIYKAKAAKKVIITAEEIVPRSYFRGKRPSINGEFVTYVVHTPRGAEPTSMFGIYDVDWERVLDEIDLP; from the coding sequence ATGATAGTGTCTCTTGAAGAAGCAGTTTCGACAATAAGAGACGGTGACCTAATCACAATAAGCGGCATATCATTCCACAGAAATCCCATGGCTTTTATCTATAGTTTAATTAAAAGGAGCGACATTAGGTTGTCCTTCGTAGATAGGGAACCCGGCTTCGGTCTCGAAATCTTGCTTAAGCATCATATGTTGAGGCAAGTGAGGGCTCCAATGGTTACGCTTGAATGGTTAGGAATTCCACCATACTTTAGAAAGGCAGTAGAAAACGGAGAAATAGACTACCTTGAGGACACTTGTGGGGCTTTCATAGCAGGAATAAGGGCTGGGTCCCACGGGATACCTTTCATGCCAGTTAAGGGAGTTCTCGGCTCGGATCTAGTTAAGCTTCACGAGGAAAGAGGGTCATGGAGGAGAGTAAACGATCCTTTCACCAACAAGGAAATATTGTTAGTTAGAGCTATAGAGCCTGACGTTGCAATTATACATGTTCATAAGGCTGATGAAGAAGGAAATTCAGAGATACTTGGACCTCTTTACGAGGACATATACAAGGCAAAAGCTGCTAAGAAGGTAATAATAACTGCAGAGGAGATAGTACCTAGATCGTATTTCCGTGGAAAGAGACCTTCAATAAACGGAGAGTTCGTGACCTACGTGGTTCACACTCCTAGAGGTGCTGAACCAACTAGTATGTTCGGAATTTACGACGTAGACTGGGAAAGAGTGTTGGATGAAATAGATCTTCCTTGA
- a CDS encoding RNA-guided endonuclease TnpB family protein — MARRGSKAIRATVSMKIAVSDSLLALVNNYVKALRFSLFWLKENVKNPEEKGVLGKVHEELYEKLREEYNLPSKVAEDCYRDSLSIYKGWYNNPRRGRFPRVYKPTVWLTPKASYSVNFERTTVRIAGVGELPILGYPRNLKEYTNWRMKEARLVVKDGKAFLKVVFEKPFEKVEPKESVAVDINMAEVVVGKDDRNYVRIPTRLEEVHHWKSLAERLQKKYPRRWRENKRILNRIHSFHLKAKRIMEDFARKVGKWVVEATRMMGSNVIKLENLKNLLKNVNKLPKEFRDKLYLMQYRRLQYWISWQAKKHGMIVEFVNPSYSSVSCPKCGRRMEEKEYRWFKCSCGYENDRDVIAIMNLNGRGSLSLSTVPQMRDVVPNR; from the coding sequence ATGGCTAGGAGGGGTAGTAAAGCGATCAGAGCAACTGTTTCGATGAAGATCGCAGTCTCAGACTCCCTCCTAGCCCTTGTGAATAACTACGTTAAAGCACTCCGTTTTTCGTTGTTTTGGTTAAAGGAAAATGTGAAAAACCCGGAAGAGAAGGGAGTGTTAGGGAAAGTCCACGAGGAGTTGTATGAGAAGTTAAGGGAGGAGTATAATCTACCGTCAAAGGTTGCTGAGGACTGTTATAGGGATTCACTCTCGATATACAAGGGTTGGTATAATAATCCGAGGAGGGGGCGTTTTCCAAGAGTGTATAAGCCAACTGTTTGGCTAACTCCTAAAGCGAGTTATAGCGTGAACTTCGAGAGGACGACTGTTAGGATTGCTGGTGTAGGTGAACTACCAATCTTGGGTTACCCTAGAAACTTGAAGGAGTATACTAACTGGAGGATGAAGGAGGCTAGGTTAGTGGTTAAGGATGGGAAGGCTTTCCTCAAGGTCGTTTTTGAGAAACCGTTTGAGAAGGTTGAGCCAAAGGAAAGTGTTGCCGTAGACATTAACATGGCTGAAGTAGTCGTAGGGAAGGACGACAGAAACTACGTTAGGATTCCAACTCGTCTCGAAGAGGTTCATCACTGGAAGTCATTAGCTGAAAGACTACAAAAGAAGTATCCAAGGAGGTGGAGGGAAAATAAGAGGATCCTAAACAGGATTCATTCCTTCCACCTAAAGGCTAAGCGTATTATGGAGGATTTCGCTAGAAAAGTTGGGAAGTGGGTTGTTGAAGCAACAAGAATGATGGGTTCCAACGTCATTAAGTTGGAGAACCTCAAGAACCTCCTCAAGAATGTTAACAAACTACCTAAGGAGTTTCGTGATAAACTGTATCTGATGCAGTATCGCCGTTTACAGTATTGGATTTCTTGGCAGGCTAAGAAACACGGAATGATTGTTGAGTTTGTTAATCCCAGTTATTCATCAGTCTCATGCCCTAAGTGTGGTAGAAGGATGGAGGAGAAAGAATATCGTTGGTTTAAGTGCTCATGTGGTTATGAGAACGACCGTGATGTAATTGCAATCATGAATTTAAATGGGAGGGGTTCTCTGAGCCTCTCGACTGTCCCTCAAATGAGAGATGTAGTCCCGAATCGATGA
- a CDS encoding CoA-transferase, producing the protein MENKPRIDYVIKGISSLLQIGDRVYVGLNSIPGLLGSLMARDYYKKGIRLLGVAEADNPSIDYVTPSTGDPFMSLASPVMITPDSFDLIQKGLIDVIFLGPVQIDKYTNVNLSVIGNYEKPKVRLTGGAATAYVMPLVKKVILWNLKHSKKSLVEKVDFVTGTAWNSDNEVYVVTDLGILHFCRAKKSWEVLAHYDYSSPLEIADNTSFEVKNGSPEVISLNEDEENFINKLDPYSLRIQ; encoded by the coding sequence ATGGAAAATAAACCTAGAATTGATTATGTTATAAAAGGAATCTCTTCCCTTCTCCAAATAGGAGACAGAGTTTACGTAGGTCTGAATTCTATACCAGGACTTTTAGGTAGCCTGATGGCAAGGGATTATTACAAGAAAGGAATAAGGTTGTTAGGCGTAGCTGAGGCAGATAATCCATCCATAGACTATGTTACTCCATCTACAGGAGATCCCTTTATGTCGCTTGCTTCTCCGGTCATGATAACCCCAGATTCTTTTGACTTAATACAGAAGGGATTAATTGACGTAATATTTCTTGGTCCAGTTCAAATAGACAAATACACAAACGTGAACTTGTCCGTGATAGGTAACTATGAGAAACCTAAGGTTAGGCTGACTGGAGGGGCAGCGACGGCATATGTAATGCCGCTCGTGAAAAAGGTAATTCTGTGGAATTTAAAACACAGCAAGAAATCCTTAGTGGAAAAGGTGGACTTCGTAACAGGAACCGCGTGGAACTCAGATAACGAGGTGTATGTTGTTACTGATCTTGGAATTCTTCATTTCTGCAGAGCCAAGAAATCTTGGGAAGTGCTAGCTCATTATGATTACTCCTCTCCTCTGGAAATTGCAGATAATACCTCGTTCGAAGTAAAAAATGGATCACCTGAAGTGATAAGTCTGAACGAAGATGAAGAGAACTTCATAAATAAGTTAGATCCATATTCGCTTAGGATTCAATGA